In a genomic window of Sarcophilus harrisii chromosome 4, mSarHar1.11, whole genome shotgun sequence:
- the LOC116423487 gene encoding 5-hydroxytryptamine receptor 3D-like, protein MTKENIDVPLALSQRSPLCSSGIYFALCLTLMVTSVLESILLTYLLHTVTIQPPPMPRWLYSLVLRYIRATECCTTRSQTEDRGTAPSAIHPADLRDLEAMADPGKAELNGDPQSSGAEPQQQLQRPRSTDMWVKFSLVLDTMLFWLYLLFMASSLITVIVLWRT, encoded by the exons CATTGACGTCCCTCTTGCCCTGTCTCAGCGCAGCCCTCTGTGCTCCTCAGGTATATACTTTGCTCTGTGTCTGACCTTGATGGTAACCAGTGTGCTGGAGTCCATCCTCCTCACCTATCTCTTGCACACGGTCACTATACAGCCCCCTCCCATGCCCCGCTGGCTCTATTCCCTTGTGCTGAGATACATCAGAGCCACAGAATGCTGTACCACTAGGTCGCAGACAGAAGACAGGGGCACTGCACCCAGCGCCATCCACCCGGCAG ATCTAAGGGACCTGGAGGCAATGGCAGACCCAGGTAAGGCTGAGCTGAATGGTGACCCACAATCCTCAGGGGCAGAGCCACAGCAGCAGCTCCAGAGGCCCAGGAGCACAGACATGTGGGTGAAGTTCAGCCTCGTTCTGGACACGATGCTCTTTTGGCTTTATCTGCTGTTCATGGCCTCATCGTTAATCACGGTCATTGTCCTCTGGAGAACCTAG